A window of Gemmatimonadota bacterium contains these coding sequences:
- a CDS encoding ABC transporter permease, whose product MAFAVTADDASPPPDVLSSATADAWSRELSRVAAVARWRTMPLTIVTPAGAIRATAAAVDTGFFRTLGSLPRFRAPVPDALERQPGSVILSHGLWDRYFGGDTALIGRSVLVSEREFRVVGVMPSVIDYPSQAQLWVLDAEFPPPGARRAYSLLARAKTQSAMPQLLAIAKAQSPSDGASTGAPSRAWVRSVASILRPAMGRGTFVLLAGSACLFLIATLNTLVLFLGRAVERRHGIAVRVALGSTGIQLARPFVVEAVLVGVLGGLAGFGMAAGILKLIAWIGWFERAGVDQIAIGSPGLVVALGVGLLSATLAAALPPLLAGQDVGALLRAGGSIETRAVGRVRNGLVVVEVAVALLLSVSAAFLYGTYASSQRAALAFRVDGVSFASVSLPPSLSPADRQVLVADLLSRLRSTPAIAAATAWGTFYPNVGRTPDEAITLEGVGAPQRYAGSPSWSFDVDPEMFRTLDLRITRGRAFDASDTYGAQPVVILTEAACAQLWPGQDPLGRRIKLGPPSEPAPWMTVVGVVENTQPLHGLAGRYATSGSPRFSIMFRPLAQGEVLGQDFSSPPGFAIAVLPRATDEVALGTLRQSIEVSHPSAVIEFIGSLRNHLNRAGDLDLGRMVSQTIFVTCAIAIALALVGVAAVVREALRRRRHEFGIRLALGAQPAALVRLVVRDATKLGFIGATAGGVLSMILLLTVGASMVRDSQLGDVSGAGWGAIAMTLVALVASAVLLLVGGIAYLQARTVSEIDPAVVLQAE is encoded by the coding sequence TTGGCGTTCGCCGTCACTGCTGACGATGCCTCCCCCCCGCCAGACGTACTCAGTTCGGCGACAGCTGACGCATGGTCGCGCGAGCTAAGCCGCGTCGCCGCCGTGGCGCGCTGGCGCACGATGCCGTTGACGATTGTGACACCAGCCGGCGCCATTCGAGCGACCGCAGCGGCGGTCGATACGGGGTTCTTCCGGACTCTTGGATCCCTACCGCGGTTTCGCGCGCCCGTCCCGGATGCTCTGGAGCGCCAGCCGGGTAGCGTGATACTCAGCCACGGACTGTGGGATCGCTACTTCGGCGGTGATACCGCACTCATTGGTCGTTCGGTGCTGGTGTCCGAGCGAGAGTTCCGCGTCGTGGGCGTCATGCCATCGGTGATCGACTATCCGAGTCAGGCGCAGTTGTGGGTGCTCGACGCGGAGTTTCCACCACCCGGCGCGCGGCGGGCCTATTCACTACTTGCTCGCGCCAAGACCCAGTCTGCGATGCCACAGCTTCTCGCAATCGCAAAGGCACAGTCGCCTTCGGATGGTGCCTCAACTGGCGCTCCTTCCCGCGCGTGGGTGCGCTCGGTGGCGAGTATTCTTCGCCCCGCGATGGGTCGAGGCACCTTCGTGCTACTCGCCGGCAGCGCCTGTCTCTTTCTAATCGCCACGCTCAACACGCTCGTGCTCTTCCTCGGCCGGGCAGTCGAGAGGAGGCACGGCATAGCGGTCCGCGTCGCGCTCGGCTCAACCGGCATCCAACTGGCACGTCCATTCGTCGTCGAAGCGGTGCTGGTCGGTGTGCTCGGCGGACTCGCCGGCTTTGGCATGGCCGCTGGCATCCTGAAACTCATAGCGTGGATCGGATGGTTTGAGCGCGCGGGAGTGGATCAGATCGCCATCGGATCGCCGGGCCTCGTGGTCGCGCTCGGGGTCGGCCTGCTGTCCGCAACGCTCGCGGCGGCACTTCCGCCCTTGCTCGCTGGCCAGGACGTCGGAGCCCTACTCAGAGCAGGAGGCAGTATCGAAACGCGAGCTGTTGGACGCGTTCGAAATGGGCTCGTGGTCGTAGAGGTCGCGGTTGCACTCTTGCTCAGCGTCTCCGCCGCGTTCCTCTATGGTACGTACGCAAGCTCGCAACGCGCGGCACTCGCGTTTCGAGTGGACGGCGTCTCCTTCGCCAGCGTCTCGCTGCCCCCATCCCTAAGCCCTGCGGACCGACAGGTGCTTGTGGCGGACCTCCTGTCACGCTTGCGCTCGACGCCGGCGATTGCGGCCGCAACCGCTTGGGGCACCTTCTATCCCAATGTGGGCAGAACGCCAGACGAGGCGATCACGCTCGAGGGAGTAGGAGCGCCTCAGCGCTACGCTGGCTCTCCTTCCTGGTCATTCGATGTAGACCCCGAGATGTTCCGTACGCTAGATCTGCGCATCACTCGTGGCAGAGCGTTTGATGCCTCCGACACGTACGGTGCGCAGCCCGTCGTCATCCTGACCGAGGCCGCGTGCGCGCAACTGTGGCCCGGACAAGACCCGCTCGGACGCCGAATCAAGCTTGGTCCGCCCTCGGAGCCGGCGCCGTGGATGACGGTCGTTGGGGTCGTTGAGAACACGCAGCCGTTGCACGGCCTGGCCGGTCGGTATGCCACGTCCGGCTCCCCCCGCTTCAGCATCATGTTCCGCCCGCTCGCCCAAGGGGAAGTGCTTGGTCAAGACTTCTCCTCGCCGCCCGGCTTTGCAATCGCAGTCCTTCCTCGTGCGACCGACGAAGTCGCCCTTGGAACACTTCGGCAGAGCATCGAGGTGTCGCATCCGTCTGCCGTGATTGAGTTCATCGGATCACTGCGCAACCATCTCAATCGCGCCGGTGATCTCGATCTCGGCCGAATGGTGTCGCAGACGATCTTCGTCACATGCGCTATCGCGATTGCTCTCGCGCTCGTCGGCGTGGCAGCCGTCGTGCGCGAGGCGCTGCGCAGGAGACGCCATGAGTTCGGCATCCGCTTGGCCCTCGGGGCGCAGCCGGCGGCGCTCGTGCGGCTGGTCGTGCGCGATGCGACGAAGCTTGGGTTTATCGGCGCGACTGCTGGCGGCGTGCTGTCGATGATCCTTCTGCTGACGGTCGGCGCGTCGATGGTGCGTGACTCCCAGCTGGGTGACGTGAGTGGAGCAGGCTGGGGGGCGATTGCGATGACTCTTGTTGCGCTGGTCGCCTCCGCCGTCCTACTGCTCGTCGGGGGAATCGCGTACCTACAAGCACGCACCGTGTCAGAGATCGACCCCGCGGTCGTGTTGCAGGCGGAGTAG